A window of the Virgibacillus pantothenticus genome harbors these coding sequences:
- a CDS encoding DNA cytosine methyltransferase translates to MVQIKIDERGRGKFKPAPELNKEEVKQILMEKIRNERETVIESTNDFSNDEIKHKNNKMNVVSLFSGCGGLDLGFELAGLDAIIGKDNTEAILTNKDNFNKKRNQSIFHTVYANDIFDEALQTYSLNFPSQVYKHKKDIRKIHEFPIGNIVIGGFPCPGFSEAGPRLVDDERNFLYLHFIRCLIQTQPEIFIGENVKGMLTLGKGEVFRQIRQDFEAAGYKVEAQLVNARDYGVPQNRERVILVGVRNDLDFKYTFPDPTHGEGEGLIPYTTLKDAIGDLEQDPGPYFTGSYSTIFMSRNRKKRWDEQSFTIQASGRQAPIHPGGSPMIKTGKDKWIFSDGEEHNRRLSIKEIARIQTFPDWFEFSQGKNLKMSKNGRLDKVYKQIGNAVPVLLARAIAKPIADWAVRYIEEKETSYQMKLHL, encoded by the coding sequence ATGGTTCAAATTAAAATAGACGAAAGAGGTAGAGGTAAGTTTAAACCAGCCCCTGAACTCAATAAGGAAGAAGTAAAACAAATATTAATGGAGAAAATAAGAAATGAAAGGGAAACAGTTATAGAGTCAACTAACGACTTTTCTAATGATGAAATTAAACACAAAAACAATAAAATGAATGTTGTTTCGCTATTTTCTGGTTGCGGAGGGCTTGATTTAGGGTTTGAATTAGCTGGTTTAGATGCAATTATTGGTAAGGATAATACAGAAGCTATATTAACCAATAAAGATAACTTTAATAAAAAAAGAAACCAAAGTATTTTTCATACTGTATATGCTAATGATATTTTTGATGAAGCCTTACAGACCTATAGTTTAAACTTCCCCTCTCAAGTATACAAGCATAAAAAAGATATTAGAAAGATTCATGAATTCCCAATTGGTAACATAGTTATAGGGGGGTTTCCATGCCCTGGATTTAGTGAAGCTGGTCCTAGATTAGTTGATGATGAGAGAAACTTTTTATATTTACATTTTATTCGTTGCCTCATTCAAACCCAACCTGAAATATTTATTGGTGAAAATGTTAAAGGTATGCTTACGTTAGGAAAAGGAGAGGTTTTTAGACAAATCCGACAAGACTTTGAAGCAGCTGGTTATAAAGTTGAGGCTCAACTAGTTAATGCAAGAGACTACGGCGTTCCTCAGAATAGGGAGCGTGTAATTTTAGTCGGTGTTAGAAATGATTTAGATTTTAAATATACATTTCCAGACCCTACACATGGCGAAGGTGAGGGGTTAATCCCATATACAACTCTAAAAGATGCTATTGGCGACCTAGAGCAAGATCCAGGTCCTTATTTCACAGGTTCCTACTCAACTATTTTTATGTCAAGAAACCGTAAAAAGAGGTGGGATGAGCAAAGCTTTACCATCCAAGCTTCAGGCAGACAAGCACCAATCCATCCTGGAGGATCTCCTATGATAAAAACAGGTAAAGACAAATGGATATTTTCAGATGGAGAAGAACACAATCGGCGTCTATCAATTAAAGAGATAGCAAGAATTCAAACATTTCCAGATTGGTTTGAATTTAGCCAAGGAAAGAATTTGAAGATGAGTAAAAATGGAAGGCTAGATAAAGTTTATAAGCAAATTGGAAATGCAGTTCCAGTATTGCTAGCTAGAGCTATTGCTAAGCCCATTGCAGACTGGGCTGTGAGATATATAGAAGAAAAGGAAACATCATATCAAATGAAATTACATTTATAG
- a CDS encoding NgoPII family restriction endonuclease, whose amino-acid sequence MYYTPTTNVLIALRNILERNSNKMPKVLNHKNSNRINSAGDLLEYFVKDAFCSYSFNYEMAGDKLKEYQKVFSYLGNSNNPPDFVIKHGAAVEVKKIEGTNPNGIALNSSFPKDYLHSNDLRIKKECRECENEYGGWAKKDMIYAVGNVKNKKLSSLWLIYGDCFCADKETYEKISNAIKDGVSSIPEVEFGETKELGRVNRVDPLGITYLRIRGMWGIEHPSSIFRSLINLDKVKTHVYVLMRKETFDSIEDKPNLNKYVENNNLQMKNVTIPNPNNPAKNMEAILYTATI is encoded by the coding sequence ATGTATTACACACCTACTACTAATGTATTAATAGCACTGCGCAATATCTTAGAACGAAACAGTAATAAGATGCCTAAGGTTTTGAATCATAAAAATAGCAATAGGATAAACAGTGCTGGAGATTTACTAGAATATTTCGTAAAAGATGCTTTCTGTAGCTATAGTTTTAATTATGAAATGGCGGGTGATAAATTAAAAGAATATCAAAAGGTATTTAGTTATCTTGGCAATTCAAACAATCCACCTGATTTTGTGATAAAACATGGTGCTGCTGTTGAAGTGAAAAAAATAGAAGGGACAAATCCTAATGGCATTGCTTTAAATAGTTCATTCCCGAAAGATTATTTGCACTCAAATGATTTACGTATAAAAAAAGAGTGTAGAGAGTGTGAAAATGAATATGGCGGATGGGCTAAAAAAGATATGATCTATGCTGTAGGGAATGTAAAAAATAAAAAATTATCTAGCCTTTGGTTAATTTATGGAGATTGCTTTTGTGCAGATAAAGAAACATATGAAAAAATTTCCAATGCAATTAAGGATGGGGTTTCTTCTATACCTGAAGTTGAGTTTGGAGAAACAAAAGAGTTAGGAAGGGTCAATAGAGTTGATCCACTCGGTATTACATATTTGAGAATTAGAGGGATGTGGGGAATTGAACACCCTTCATCCATATTCCGTTCATTAATAAATTTAGATAAGGTTAAAACTCATGTTTATGTACTAATGAGAAAAGAGACTTTCGATTCCATTGAAGATAAACCTAATCTGAATAAATATGTTGAAAATAATAATCTTCAGATGAAAAATGTAACGATACCTAATCCAAATAATCCTGCAAAGAATATGGAAGCTATTTTGTACACTGCAACCATATGA
- a CDS encoding SAR2788 family putative toxin, whose amino-acid sequence MKKFTIKLILPVLIFTTVFSNTSLAFADNYNKEDLEISNKISQEFANTKYIDGNIDHELIEIESDDDTISYQVDVEEEFGIKNDSFEMHVDEFSDSEILVNSNLQMQDLLYESNLYVNLDAGEFYVTEVEIKDNGEKIVTTYDVFLTEIEGEEFKAQLVNRNTGDLHEVNTIDAKASAIPVIGLIIANGVRWAVKKFGKRALVSAFGKYALSNAIKKVAKFSVSKKHFRNAGGRYAKFNTTSQSTVRKWVKEALRNNPSIKFNNNYKKLSFTITSNIGKKVGTKGETKIKVVFDHTGKIWTAYPVK is encoded by the coding sequence ATGAAAAAGTTTACAATTAAATTAATATTACCAGTTTTAATTTTTACTACTGTTTTTTCTAACACAAGCCTAGCTTTTGCAGATAATTATAACAAAGAAGATTTAGAGATTAGTAACAAAATTTCGCAAGAGTTTGCTAATACAAAATATATTGATGGAAATATTGATCATGAACTTATTGAGATAGAGTCAGATGATGATACCATTTCTTATCAAGTTGATGTTGAAGAAGAATTTGGAATCAAGAATGATTCATTTGAAATGCATGTAGATGAATTTTCAGATTCCGAAATACTTGTTAATTCTAATCTACAAATGCAAGATTTACTTTACGAATCAAATTTATATGTAAATTTAGATGCTGGCGAATTTTATGTAACTGAAGTGGAAATAAAAGATAATGGAGAAAAGATTGTTACAACTTATGACGTGTTCTTAACTGAAATAGAAGGTGAAGAATTTAAAGCACAACTTGTTAACCGAAATACAGGGGATTTACATGAAGTTAATACAATTGATGCTAAAGCCTCGGCTATTCCTGTGATAGGTCTTATAATTGCAAATGGTGTGAGATGGGCTGTAAAGAAGTTTGGAAAGAGAGCATTAGTAAGTGCTTTCGGTAAATATGCATTAAGTAACGCTATAAAAAAGGTAGCTAAATTTTCTGTATCTAAGAAGCATTTTAGAAATGCTGGAGGCAGATATGCAAAATTCAATACAACTAGTCAGAGTACAGTTCGCAAATGGGTAAAAGAGGCTCTTCGAAACAATCCATCAATTAAATTCAATAATAATTATAAAAAATTATCATTTACCATAACTTCTAACATTGGTAAAAAGGTAGGAACTAAAGGGGAAACTAAAATAAAAGTCGTCTTTGATCATACAGGTAAAATATGGACAGCATATCCAGTAAAGTAA
- a CDS encoding S8 family serine peptidase has product MKKKVYVGFSLILFLSLFIYYLQVFEKEEEYESWALDYIGEARKQSSSQIKIAILDSGINKTHGDLKNVNFEEVNVIEPNKPITDKFGHGTAIAGIIAGEKVGIISSEENLILYDVKVLNDKGEGTIEDIINGIMWCVEQEVDVINISFGFFDDKKGLHDAIRAATKKGIVVTAAAGNTMGLSVDYPAKYEEVLSIASIDKDFNIDPRSGYGKVDYSAPGVKVISTDNQGGMSEFSGTSFATAYATGVIASIVSNKYNTANIKQLLNKHTLKLNEKSVYGEGILTFKREYLEETYEKVYN; this is encoded by the coding sequence ATGAAAAAGAAAGTTTATGTTGGTTTTTCACTAATTTTATTTTTATCATTATTTATTTATTATCTACAAGTTTTCGAGAAAGAAGAGGAATATGAGAGCTGGGCTCTTGACTATATCGGTGAAGCACGGAAACAATCCTCTAGCCAGATTAAAATAGCTATCTTGGATAGTGGTATAAACAAGACACATGGCGATTTAAAAAATGTAAATTTCGAAGAGGTCAACGTGATAGAACCCAATAAGCCGATAACAGACAAATTTGGTCATGGAACAGCTATAGCAGGTATTATAGCTGGTGAGAAAGTAGGGATCATTAGCTCAGAGGAAAATTTGATCTTATACGACGTAAAAGTCCTTAACGACAAAGGCGAAGGAACAATTGAAGACATTATTAATGGTATTATGTGGTGCGTAGAGCAAGAAGTAGATGTAATAAATATAAGCTTTGGTTTTTTTGATGACAAAAAAGGTCTTCACGATGCAATAAGGGCAGCTACAAAAAAAGGTATAGTTGTAACAGCGGCAGCTGGAAATACAATGGGGCTGAGCGTAGACTACCCTGCTAAATATGAAGAAGTTTTATCTATTGCTTCTATAGATAAAGACTTTAATATCGATCCTCGATCAGGGTACGGGAAGGTAGACTATTCAGCTCCCGGTGTTAAAGTTATTTCAACTGATAACCAGGGTGGGATGTCTGAGTTTTCCGGAACTTCTTTTGCGACAGCATATGCGACTGGAGTAATTGCATCTATCGTTTCGAATAAATATAACACAGCTAATATCAAACAGTTATTAAATAAGCACACTTTAAAGTTAAATGAAAAATCAGTTTATGGTGAAGGTATATTAACTTTTAAAAGAGAATACTTGGAGGAAACCTATGAAAAAGTTTACAATTAA
- a CDS encoding MFS transporter, translating to MKIRQWNRSLKIRLAGEGIFNLFYWMYFPFMAIYFSDVLGNAVTGALMSIPPLVSIIGNIIGGNISDYIGRRIIMIIGSSIQTLMFALFALSVIYNNHWLSYGCFLGISLGGAIYSQQAVLWLLT from the coding sequence ATGAAGATAAGGCAGTGGAATAGGAGTTTAAAAATAAGATTAGCAGGTGAAGGTATTTTCAATCTTTTCTATTGGATGTATTTTCCGTTTATGGCAATTTACTTTAGTGATGTATTAGGAAACGCTGTTACCGGGGCTTTAATGAGTATCCCACCTTTAGTATCTATTATAGGTAATATAATTGGAGGTAATATATCTGATTATATTGGGCGACGAATTATTATGATAATAGGATCATCTATACAAACTTTAATGTTTGCTTTGTTTGCGCTATCTGTAATATATAATAATCACTGGCTAAGTTATGGTTGCTTTTTAGGAATCAGTCTAGGTGGGGCTATTTATAGCCAGCAAGCAGTGCTATGGTTGCTGACTTAG
- a CDS encoding MFS transporter, translated as MVADLAEKSDRREIFATFITANNVGAVLGPVIGSFFFFNYLSGLLWVCTFIMVIYTTLILLYIKESVPTLKREEIGIKTIPKLISNQLYDYWFVLKDKIFFQYIIGGVLAVIAIMQLDLYFAYYITSYVPAQDLFNFNNWRLSLNGKEILGLILGINGLLFVFFVLPVTKWLKGWTDRNVFILSAILAGGGMFLVGFTTNIWILLLLTIIFTFGEIVRAPVIKNFIADYAPDNSRGTYMGAADLQFTIGRFLAPLTLFLSEWMNPLSIFSIILLAAFFSGFMYIRLYKHYTP; from the coding sequence ATGGTTGCTGACTTAGCAGAAAAATCGGATAGAAGGGAAATATTTGCTACCTTTATCACAGCAAATAATGTAGGTGCAGTTTTAGGTCCGGTTATAGGATCATTCTTCTTTTTTAACTACTTAAGTGGGTTATTATGGGTTTGTACTTTCATAATGGTTATATACACTACGTTAATTCTTCTTTATATAAAAGAATCCGTTCCAACCCTAAAAAGAGAAGAAATAGGTATAAAAACAATACCAAAGTTAATCAGTAATCAACTCTATGATTACTGGTTTGTCCTTAAAGATAAAATATTTTTTCAATACATAATTGGAGGAGTTCTAGCAGTAATTGCTATTATGCAATTAGATTTATATTTTGCGTATTATATAACCTCCTATGTACCTGCTCAAGATCTATTTAATTTTAATAATTGGAGATTAAGTTTAAATGGTAAAGAGATATTAGGGTTAATATTAGGCATTAATGGTCTCCTATTTGTATTTTTTGTATTGCCTGTAACAAAGTGGCTAAAAGGCTGGACAGATCGCAACGTTTTTATATTATCTGCTATATTAGCAGGGGGCGGCATGTTTTTAGTTGGTTTTACAACTAATATATGGATTTTGTTATTGTTAACAATCATTTTTACTTTTGGGGAGATTGTTCGTGCTCCTGTTATAAAAAATTTTATTGCAGATTACGCACCAGATAATTCAAGAGGAACATATATGGGTGCAGCAGATTTACAATTTACTATCGGTAGATTTTTAGCACCACTTACTTTATTTTTATCTGAGTGGATGAACCCATTAAGCATATTTAGTATTATTCTTTTGGCTGCTTTTTTTAGTGGTTTTATGTATATAAGGCTTTATAAGCATTACACACCTTGA
- a CDS encoding CPCC family cysteine-rich protein: MKYTCPCCGYKTLNEEPPGTFEICEICFWEDDYTQFADPDYEGGANAPSLKQAQKNFILVGACEEEFVEHVRKPNEKDLKDTRWKHIL; the protein is encoded by the coding sequence ATGAAATATACTTGTCCTTGTTGTGGCTACAAAACACTAAACGAAGAACCACCGGGCACTTTCGAGATATGTGAAATATGCTTTTGGGAAGATGATTATACTCAATTTGCTGACCCTGATTATGAAGGAGGCGCTAATGCCCCTTCATTAAAGCAGGCGCAAAAGAATTTTATTTTAGTGGGAGCTTGTGAAGAAGAGTTTGTTGAGCACGTGCGGAAACCTAATGAAAAAGACCTCAAAGATACTCGATGGAAACATATTTTATAA
- a CDS encoding DNA topoisomerase: MIPNKNDGCFTVLWCSRRRQDGKVTELDKTQKKTRAPKLHFLSTLQTKMNKQRKYSPSMVLEIVQGLYEKKLVTYPRTDCHLIVENKFAYVKQNLTSY, translated from the coding sequence ATGATACCAAACAAAAACGATGGATGTTTTACAGTCTTATGGTGTTCAAGAAGGCGACAGGATGGGAAAGTAACAGAACTAGACAAGACACAAAAGAAAACGAGGGCTCCGAAGCTGCATTTTTTATCTACTTTACAAACAAAAATGAATAAACAACGGAAGTATAGTCCATCTATGGTGCTAGAGATTGTGCAAGGGTTGTATGAAAAGAAATTGGTTACCTATCCTAGAACGGACTGTCACTTGATTGTGGAGAATAAATTTGCTTATGTGAAGCAGAACTTGACTTCCTATTAA
- a CDS encoding plantaricin C family lantibiotic encodes MEEMSKSQLLKVAQQDYLEKVDFQNEKLQEVQGGKCPWYNLSCHLGNDGKICTFSHECTGGCNA; translated from the coding sequence GTGGAAGAAATGTCAAAGTCTCAATTATTAAAAGTAGCACAACAAGATTACTTAGAGAAAGTAGATTTTCAGAATGAAAAGCTACAAGAAGTACAAGGAGGGAAATGCCCTTGGTATAACTTGTCATGTCATTTAGGTAATGATGGAAAAATTTGTACATTCTCGCATGAATGTACTGGTGGTTGTAATGCTTAA
- a CDS encoding class II lanthipeptide, LchA2/BrtA2 family, translating into MSLFRKNFEPNKNAENSLKKVSNVDDKQGGTTTVPCAVAASIALCPTLACSSKCGERG; encoded by the coding sequence ATGAGTTTATTTAGAAAAAACTTTGAGCCTAACAAGAATGCTGAAAATTCCTTGAAAAAGGTAAGTAATGTAGATGATAAACAAGGTGGAACTACAACTGTACCTTGTGCTGTAGCAGCAAGTATAGCACTTTGCCCGACACTAGCTTGTAGCAGCAAATGTGGAGAACGCGGTTAA